GATCTGCGCAAGGGCGAGTTCGAGCGCCTTGTCCTTGTCGGGTGCTGCTGCCATGGAAGTCCACCTCGCTGGTTGGGGCCTGTGTGTGTTCGGTTGTCCGGCGAGCCCGCCTGAGGAGTCGGGCTCCGGTCCGACGCTACGGGGAGGGACCGACAATTCCCGGCGCGGCGACCGATCTGTGGATCGCTGGCCCCGTTGCGGACAACACCATAGACGAACAGATGTTCGAGGATTTCAGCGACACGCCCGGCCCCTGCGGATTTTTCGCCGCGCCGCCCGAGCCCCGGGGAAGCCGCAGGTCAGCGCCGTTCCGGCGGGACGTCGAAGGCGGCGCAGACCGCGCGCCAGATCTCCTTGGCCGGGATCCCCGCCGCCAGCGCCTGTTCGACCGTCCGGCCGCCGAGCCCGCTGAGCACATGGTCCTGCGCGAGCACATCGGCGCGGCCGGGTCCGAATTCCTCGGCCATCAGCCGCCGGAACACCGTGATACGCATCGGCCGAATGCTAGCTCCCGCCCCGGCGCCGGGGATCACTCCCCCGGCTGCACGCTCTGCTCGAAGTAGTCCGCCGGCGCGCTCGGCGTAGTCGCCTGGTCCCCGGAATTCACCTGATAGAGGAACCCGGCGAGCGGCCGGTCCTGCACCGTGAACACGAGCACCGCCGAGGTCTGCCCGACCGCCGAGGCGTAGTGCCCCTGCAGGCCGTTGCCCTTCCAGTCCGCTTCGACGCGGTCACCGGCCGCGGAGCCAAGCAGCCCGTCGGTGTAGGTCTTCAGATCCGCTGCCGACTGTCCTTGGATGTACGTCACTTGCGTACCCGCGCGACCCGGCGCCGCACACGTCGCAGCTGTCCCGAGGCTCTTCGCCGGTGCAGCCGGACCGTTGCCCGTACCGGCCTGGCAGCCGCCCGAATCGGCGACCTTCCCGGCGAGCTGACGCATGCACCCGATCAGCCCCGACGAGTCGGCCTGTCCCTGCGTACGGCACTCGTCAGCCGTGTACGTGTAGACGAACTCGTAGTGAGGAACACCGTGAGACCCGCAGCGAGCAACACCACGGCGGCTGCGGGGATACCGATCCAGAGCTTCCGGCGGCTCTTCTTCTGCGGCACAGCAGGCGTGTACGTCGGGAAGTTGGTCGGTGCCGGGAAAGGCGGCGCATACGCCGGGTAGTTGCGCTGTGGGGCAACGGGCGGCGCGCCTGCCGCCACCTGACCCGCAACGTTCTGTGTACGCATGGACAGTCCGTCAGGCGCCACGTGGTGCGCGCCCAATGCGACAGCTGTTTCCGACTGATCAAGGCTCGCGGGTGTCGGCAAAGTCAGTGTGAGGGGCCCTGCGCCGACCGCGGAGGTCCGTGAAGGGGTCCTTCACGGACTCAGAGTCTGTGAAGGGCCCCTTCACGGACCCGGGACAGGTCTGGCGGGCGCCGTCGATGATGACGCGGCAGCCACGGCTCTCTCTGCTGATCACGGGTCCTCGACCAACTTTGCCGGGACCCTCGTGCGGGTGCGTGAGCCGTACTTCGTCCGGCTGTTCGCCACCGAGCTGACGCGTAGTCTCGTCGAGCACCCGGCGCAGAATCGCGGCGAGTGCCTCGTTGACGGGCACAACGTCGGTGCCGAGCAGGAGCGTCTGCTCGTCAACGCGCCGTTTGGAGTTGGGCTCGAAACGCGTCGGGTCGAGCCGTGCGCGACGCTCGGCATCACGGCCCACCATGAGCGTGCCGTCCTCGCCCGCGAACACTGCGGACGGCATGGTGCCCGACCCGTCCGCTTCTACGACGCGAGGTAGCCTGCCGTGCGCGGAAAGGACGGCAACGGTGTTGGACGTCCCCAGGTCTACTGACAGGATCCGCACAGCAACTTCCCCTCAGGCTCGAACAGCGCTGGCGGAGATGCTGCCACGTACCCGGTCACAGTGTGTGCGGAGCGCGAAACTCGCGACGCGCCCGACTTGCGGCGAACGCAA
This Amycolatopsis sulphurea DNA region includes the following protein-coding sequences:
- a CDS encoding DUF3046 domain-containing protein is translated as MRITVFRRLMAEEFGPGRADVLAQDHVLSGLGGRTVEQALAAGIPAKEIWRAVCAAFDVPPERR